Proteins encoded by one window of Ramlibacter tataouinensis:
- a CDS encoding DUF72 domain-containing protein — protein MAGRIRIGVSGWRYGPWRGNFYPPGLPQHRELWHAARHFNSIELNGSFYSLQRPSSYAQWAAATPPGFVFAVKGGRFITHMLKLRNAQAALGNFFASGLFALGDKLGPILWQFPPQLPFDAARFEAFFAALPADTDAAAQVALRRDHRLQGRELLQPLHRQRLRHAVEVRHDSFVDPAFIALLRRHGIAWVVADTPQPWPLYEDVTADFVYIRLHGSTELYKSRYTPQQIGRWAAAIEAWRHGGQPDDARLVSGQAPPRRAARDVYCYFDNTDKLHAPDNARELMAALGMALEPAEGAGWQAGDDPRRARGPRNRPGRPG, from the coding sequence ATGGCAGGCCGCATCCGCATCGGTGTCTCGGGCTGGCGCTATGGGCCCTGGCGCGGCAACTTCTACCCGCCGGGGCTGCCGCAGCACCGCGAGCTGTGGCACGCCGCGCGCCACTTCAACAGCATCGAGCTCAATGGCTCGTTCTACTCGCTGCAGCGCCCTTCCAGCTATGCGCAATGGGCGGCCGCCACCCCGCCCGGCTTCGTGTTCGCCGTCAAGGGCGGCCGCTTCATCACCCACATGCTCAAGCTGCGCAACGCGCAGGCGGCACTGGGCAACTTCTTCGCGTCGGGACTGTTCGCGCTGGGCGACAAGCTGGGCCCGATCCTGTGGCAGTTCCCGCCGCAGCTGCCGTTCGACGCGGCCCGGTTCGAGGCGTTCTTCGCGGCGCTGCCGGCGGACACCGACGCCGCTGCGCAAGTGGCCCTGCGGCGCGACCACCGACTGCAGGGCCGCGAGCTGCTGCAGCCGCTGCACCGCCAGCGCCTGCGGCACGCCGTCGAGGTGCGCCACGACAGCTTTGTCGACCCCGCGTTCATCGCGCTGCTGCGCCGCCACGGCATCGCCTGGGTGGTGGCCGACACGCCGCAACCCTGGCCGCTGTACGAGGACGTGACGGCGGATTTCGTCTACATCCGCCTGCACGGCTCGACCGAGCTGTACAAGAGCCGCTACACGCCGCAGCAGATCGGCCGCTGGGCGGCCGCCATCGAAGCCTGGCGGCACGGCGGCCAGCCGGACGATGCGCGGCTGGTCTCGGGCCAGGCGCCGCCCCGGCGGGCCGCCCGCGACGTCTACTGCTACTTCGACAACACCGACAAGCTGCACGCGCCGGACAACGCCCGGGAGTTGATGGCGGCGCTGGGCATGGCGCTGGAACCGGCCGAAGGCGCCGGCTGGCAAGCCGGCGATGACCCGCGCCGCGCGCGCGGGCCGCGGAACCGCCCCGGGCGCCCGGGATAA
- the smc gene encoding chromosome segregation protein SMC, translating into MRLSSIKLSGFKSFAEPTNFLLPGQLVGVVGPNGCGKSNIMDAVRWVLGESRASELRGESMQDVIFNGTTSRKPASRSSVELVFDNADHRAGGQWSQFAEIAVKRVLTRDGTSSYYINNQPVRRRDVQDVFLGTGLGPRAYAIIGQGTISRIIESRPEELRLFLEEAAGVSKYKERRRETENRLSDTRENLTRVEDILRELNANLDKLEKQAEVAQRYNALQAEVALKQHQLWYLRRAESETDQARIKADADKAVNDLESRIADLRHVESELETIRQAHYAAGDQVNQAQGQLYEASAEVGRLEAEIRFVVEGRQRAEQRLQQLKEQTAQWAARKDDAAAELETLAGQSVQAEEQATLLAAQLEEQSMALPDLEEALRQAQAKSGEQRASVAQVQQQIQVLATDQRHIEDQSRQLNQRRERLVADRNALAAPDEQRLANLQSQLAAAQEAAETADARLHELQEQVPQLDEDRRQKQQSVNAEGHRQADLSARREALKALQEKVRTDDKLKPWLARHGLEGLQALWSRIHVEQGWENALEAALRERLSSLEVSRLEMVRSFAADAPPAKLSFHNPPPAAAPEAAGALPRLADLLRLNDAGQKALLADWLHGCYTAASFEDALAARSQLQPGEVIYVQTGHCVGPHSVSFYAQDSERAGLLARQQEIENLDKQLRAQALITEEARSALVRAEAAYTDASQRLVTVRREAQETQGRAHELQVETLRLTQLAEQTRARSEQIAADLAEVDALLEELQERRVTAEARFEELDMQLADSQERHAQLDERVIEAERRLAQAREQQRSLERQAQEAQFSQRSLEARRAELQRAIETASQQAQGIAADEERARAELERLTDAAAQAGLQSALELKSDREQALGAKRSEYDDLTAKLRASDERRLKLERELDPLRQRITDLQLKEQAARLGLEQYTQFLAEAGADLAAVAKSIEEGNVRLTGLQGEIDRLHREVTSLGAVNLAALDELTTARERKQFLDAQSADLNEAITTLEDAIRKIDGETRELLGGTFNTVNEHFGRMFPELFGGGNAKLVMTGEEILDSGVQVMAQPPGKKNQTIHLLSGGEKALTAIALVFAIFQLNPAPFCLLDEVDAPLDDANTERYAKLVTAMSKETQFLFISHNKIAMEMAEQLIGVTMQEQGVSRIVAVDMESAVTMAEVA; encoded by the coding sequence GTGCGTCTCAGTTCCATCAAGCTCTCCGGCTTCAAGTCCTTCGCCGAACCCACCAATTTCCTGCTGCCCGGGCAACTGGTCGGGGTGGTCGGTCCCAACGGCTGCGGCAAGTCCAACATCATGGATGCGGTGCGCTGGGTGCTGGGCGAGTCGCGCGCCAGCGAGCTGCGCGGCGAGTCCATGCAGGACGTGATCTTCAACGGCACCACCAGCCGCAAGCCGGCCTCGCGCTCGTCGGTGGAGCTGGTGTTCGACAACGCCGACCACCGCGCCGGCGGCCAGTGGAGCCAGTTCGCCGAGATCGCCGTCAAGCGCGTGCTCACGCGCGACGGCACCAGCAGCTACTACATCAACAACCAGCCGGTGCGCCGGCGCGACGTGCAGGACGTGTTCCTGGGCACCGGCCTGGGCCCGCGCGCCTACGCCATCATCGGCCAGGGCACCATCAGCCGCATCATCGAGTCGCGCCCCGAGGAGCTGCGCCTGTTCCTGGAGGAGGCCGCGGGCGTCTCCAAGTACAAGGAGCGCCGGCGCGAGACGGAGAACCGGCTGTCCGACACGCGCGAGAACCTGACCCGCGTCGAGGACATCCTGCGCGAACTCAACGCCAACCTGGACAAGCTGGAGAAGCAGGCCGAGGTGGCGCAGCGCTACAACGCGCTGCAGGCCGAGGTGGCGCTCAAGCAGCACCAGCTGTGGTACCTGCGCCGGGCCGAGAGCGAGACCGACCAGGCCCGCATCAAGGCCGATGCCGACAAGGCGGTGAACGACCTGGAGTCGCGCATCGCCGACCTGCGCCACGTCGAGAGCGAGCTCGAGACCATCCGCCAGGCGCACTACGCCGCCGGCGACCAGGTCAACCAGGCGCAGGGGCAGCTGTACGAAGCCAGCGCCGAGGTCGGCCGGCTGGAGGCCGAGATCCGCTTCGTGGTCGAGGGGCGCCAGCGGGCCGAGCAGCGCCTGCAGCAGCTGAAGGAACAGACCGCGCAATGGGCCGCCCGCAAGGACGACGCGGCGGCCGAACTCGAGACGCTGGCCGGCCAGTCGGTGCAGGCCGAGGAACAGGCCACGCTGCTGGCGGCGCAGCTGGAAGAGCAGTCGATGGCGCTGCCGGACCTGGAAGAGGCGCTGCGCCAGGCGCAGGCCAAGTCCGGCGAGCAGCGCGCGTCGGTGGCGCAGGTGCAGCAGCAGATCCAGGTGCTGGCGACCGACCAGCGCCACATCGAGGACCAGAGCCGCCAGCTCAACCAGCGGCGCGAGCGGCTGGTGGCCGACCGCAACGCGCTGGCCGCGCCGGATGAACAGCGGCTGGCCAACCTGCAGTCGCAACTGGCGGCCGCGCAGGAAGCGGCCGAGACCGCCGATGCCCGCCTGCACGAGTTGCAGGAGCAGGTGCCGCAGCTCGACGAAGACCGGCGCCAGAAGCAGCAATCGGTCAATGCCGAGGGCCACCGGCAGGCCGACCTCTCGGCCCGGCGCGAGGCGCTGAAGGCGCTGCAGGAAAAGGTCAGGACCGACGACAAGCTCAAGCCCTGGCTGGCCCGGCACGGGCTGGAGGGCCTGCAGGCGCTGTGGAGCCGCATCCACGTCGAGCAGGGCTGGGAGAACGCGCTGGAAGCGGCGCTGCGCGAGCGCCTGTCCTCGCTGGAGGTCTCGCGGCTGGAGATGGTGCGCTCGTTCGCGGCCGATGCGCCGCCGGCCAAGCTGTCGTTCCACAACCCGCCGCCGGCCGCCGCGCCCGAGGCCGCCGGCGCGCTGCCGCGCCTGGCCGACCTGCTGCGCCTGAACGATGCCGGCCAGAAGGCGCTGCTGGCCGACTGGCTGCACGGCTGCTACACGGCGGCCAGCTTCGAGGACGCGCTGGCCGCGCGCAGCCAGCTGCAGCCGGGCGAGGTGATCTACGTCCAGACCGGCCACTGCGTCGGCCCGCACAGCGTCAGCTTCTACGCCCAGGATTCCGAGCGCGCCGGCCTGCTGGCGCGCCAGCAGGAGATCGAGAACCTCGACAAGCAGCTGCGTGCCCAGGCGCTGATCACGGAGGAGGCGCGTTCCGCGCTGGTGCGCGCCGAGGCGGCCTACACCGATGCCTCGCAGCGGCTGGTGACGGTCCGGCGCGAGGCGCAGGAGACCCAGGGCCGCGCCCACGAACTGCAGGTCGAGACCCTGCGCCTGACCCAGCTGGCCGAGCAGACCCGCGCCCGCAGCGAGCAGATCGCCGCCGACCTGGCGGAGGTCGATGCGCTGCTGGAGGAGCTGCAGGAGCGCCGCGTCACCGCCGAAGCCAGGTTCGAGGAGCTGGACATGCAGCTGGCCGACAGCCAGGAGCGCCATGCCCAGCTCGACGAGCGCGTGATCGAGGCCGAGCGCAGGCTGGCGCAGGCGCGCGAACAGCAGCGCAGCCTGGAGCGGCAGGCGCAGGAAGCGCAGTTCTCGCAGCGTTCGCTGGAGGCGCGCCGCGCCGAGCTGCAGCGCGCCATCGAGACCGCGTCCCAGCAGGCCCAGGGCATCGCCGCCGACGAGGAGCGCGCCCGCGCCGAGCTGGAGCGGCTGACCGACGCCGCCGCCCAGGCCGGCCTGCAGTCCGCGCTGGAATTGAAGTCCGATCGCGAGCAGGCGCTGGGCGCCAAGCGCAGCGAATACGACGACCTGACCGCCAAGCTGCGCGCCAGCGACGAGCGCCGGCTGAAGCTGGAGCGCGAACTCGATCCGCTGCGCCAGCGCATCACCGACCTGCAGCTCAAGGAGCAGGCTGCGCGGCTGGGCCTGGAGCAGTACACGCAGTTCCTGGCCGAGGCCGGTGCCGACCTGGCAGCCGTGGCGAAGTCGATCGAGGAAGGCAACGTGCGCCTCACCGGCCTGCAGGGCGAGATCGACCGGCTGCACCGCGAGGTGACCAGCCTGGGCGCGGTCAACCTGGCGGCGCTGGACGAGCTGACCACGGCGCGCGAGCGCAAGCAGTTCCTGGACGCCCAGTCGGCCGACCTGAACGAGGCCATCACCACGCTGGAAGACGCCATCCGCAAGATCGACGGCGAGACGCGCGAGCTGCTGGGCGGCACCTTCAACACCGTCAACGAGCACTTCGGCCGCATGTTCCCCGAGCTGTTCGGCGGCGGCAACGCCAAGCTGGTGATGACCGGCGAGGAGATCCTCGACTCCGGCGTGCAGGTGATGGCGCAGCCGCCGGGCAAGAAGAACCAGACCATCCACCTGCTGTCCGGCGGCGAGAAGGCGTTGACGGCGATCGCGCTGGTGTTCGCGATCTTCCAGTTGAACCCGGCGCCGTTCTGCCTGCTCGACGAGGTCGATGCGCCGCTGGACGACGCCAACACCGAGCGCTACGCCAAGCTGGTGACGGCCATGAGCAAGGAGACCCAGTTCCTGTTCATCAGCCACAACAAGATCGCCATGGAGATGGCCGAGCAGCTGATCGGCGTCACCATGCAGGAGCAGGGTGTCTCGCGCATCGTGGCGGTGGACATGGAATCGGCGGTGACGATGGCGGAGGTGGCTTGA
- a CDS encoding cell division protein ZipA C-terminal FtsZ-binding domain-containing protein, translating into MSGFTLGLTLLGALVLAAVVGWNAWTTRKLAPRQVEMAARDDPADGAAPDPEPREPVFDESEPAPLPVPERKPGLDALIDAIAPIAIDLPVSGEAAQAAMPATRRAGSKPFAIEGLNESSQHWETPQAGRRYTAFQAGVQLANRTGALNEIEYSEFVVKAQAFADAVNGSPEFPEMLHEVARARELDQFAGAHDAQLGFTLLARQAAWSPGFVHQHAARFGFVAGAIPGRMVLPAAHAGHPPMLVLSFDSQAAMAEDPAQSAIREVTLSLDVPQVPRGEQPFLRMRDAAIGLAAGLDGVITDDNGREIRPEALDGVGADLELLYDTLESRDLAAGSPQARRLFG; encoded by the coding sequence TTGAGCGGCTTCACCCTCGGCCTCACCCTCCTGGGCGCGCTGGTGCTGGCTGCCGTGGTCGGCTGGAACGCCTGGACCACCCGCAAGCTGGCGCCACGGCAGGTCGAGATGGCCGCCCGGGACGACCCCGCCGACGGCGCGGCGCCCGATCCCGAGCCGCGCGAGCCGGTGTTCGACGAGAGCGAGCCCGCCCCGCTGCCGGTGCCCGAGCGCAAGCCGGGGCTGGACGCGCTGATCGATGCCATCGCGCCGATCGCCATCGACCTGCCGGTCTCGGGCGAGGCCGCCCAGGCCGCCATGCCGGCCACGCGCCGCGCCGGCAGCAAGCCGTTCGCCATCGAGGGCCTGAACGAGTCCAGCCAGCACTGGGAAACGCCGCAGGCCGGCCGGCGCTACACCGCCTTCCAGGCCGGCGTGCAGCTGGCCAACCGCACCGGTGCGCTCAACGAGATCGAGTACTCCGAGTTCGTGGTCAAGGCCCAGGCCTTCGCCGACGCGGTGAACGGCTCGCCCGAGTTCCCCGAGATGCTGCACGAGGTGGCGCGGGCGCGCGAACTCGACCAGTTTGCCGGCGCCCACGATGCCCAGCTCGGCTTCACCCTGCTGGCGCGCCAGGCGGCCTGGAGCCCGGGCTTCGTGCACCAGCACGCCGCCCGCTTCGGCTTCGTCGCCGGCGCGATCCCCGGCCGCATGGTGCTGCCGGCGGCGCACGCCGGGCACCCGCCCATGCTGGTGCTGTCCTTCGACAGCCAGGCGGCGATGGCGGAAGACCCGGCGCAAAGCGCCATCCGCGAAGTCACGCTCAGCCTCGACGTGCCGCAGGTGCCGCGCGGCGAGCAGCCGTTCCTGCGCATGCGCGACGCCGCCATCGGGCTGGCGGCCGGCCTGGACGGCGTGATCACCGACGACAACGGCCGCGAGATCCGGCCGGAGGCGCTGGACGGGGTCGGCGCCGACCTGGAACTGCTCTACGACACGCTGGAGTCGCGCGACCTGGCGGCCGGCTCGCCGCAGGCGCGGCGGTTGTTCGGCTGA
- the ligA gene encoding NAD-dependent DNA ligase LigA: MTASPRVQERIDALRELLHHHAHRYYVLDEPEIPDAEYDRLFRELQDLEAQHPELATPDSPTRRVGGAVLEGFAKVRHRVPMLSIRTETDIEASGARAFDTRVRRELGLGEGDPPVEYVAELKFDGLAISLRYEHGALVQAATRGDGEVGEDVTQNICTIGQIPLRLHGAGIPAVLEVRGEVYMRRDDFERMNERQREKIAQGAKNEKTFVNPRNAAAGAVRQLDPGIARQRPLSFFAYGWGEIEGGLPFATQYELLEALRGWGLPVSRETRVASGAEELVAFHQQIGARRDQLPYDIDGVVYKVNDLALQNRLGFVTREPRWAVAHKYPAQEQLTTVEAIDVYVGRTGKLTPVARLAPVFVGGVTVTNATLHNEDEVLRKDVRVGDTVIVRRAGDVIPEVVGVVPAAPGESPPRGDVFAMPRHCPVCGSEAVREEGEADYRCTGGLFCGAQRKQALLHFAQRRAMDIEGLGEKLVDQLVDAGLVKTLPDLYRMGLANLVALERMGEKSAQNLLAGLEQSKRTTLPRFLFGLGIRHVGEATARDLAKHFGKLDAIMDAGTEQLLQVPDVGPIVAESIHTFFAQPHNREVVEQLRACGVHWEEFEPAVQAPLPLAGKTVVLTGTLPTLSRDEAKDLLEAAGAKVAGSVSKKTSYVIAGAEAGSKLDKAQELGLPVLDEKGLRQLLAGSADPF; this comes from the coding sequence ATGACCGCATCGCCCCGGGTGCAGGAGCGCATCGACGCGCTGCGCGAGCTGCTGCACCACCACGCCCACCGCTACTACGTGCTCGACGAGCCGGAGATCCCGGACGCCGAGTACGACCGCCTGTTCCGCGAACTGCAGGACCTGGAGGCGCAGCACCCCGAGCTGGCCACCCCGGATTCGCCGACCCGGCGCGTCGGCGGCGCCGTGCTGGAAGGATTCGCCAAGGTGCGGCACCGGGTGCCGATGCTGTCGATCCGCACCGAGACCGACATCGAGGCCAGCGGCGCCCGCGCCTTCGACACGCGGGTGCGGCGCGAACTGGGGCTGGGCGAGGGCGATCCGCCGGTCGAGTACGTCGCCGAGCTGAAGTTCGACGGCCTGGCGATCAGCCTGCGTTACGAGCACGGCGCGCTGGTGCAGGCGGCCACCCGCGGCGACGGCGAGGTCGGCGAGGACGTCACCCAGAACATCTGCACCATCGGCCAGATCCCGCTGCGCCTGCACGGCGCCGGCATCCCGGCGGTGCTGGAAGTGCGCGGCGAGGTCTACATGCGGCGCGACGACTTCGAGCGCATGAACGAGCGGCAGCGCGAGAAGATCGCCCAGGGCGCGAAGAACGAGAAGACCTTCGTCAACCCGCGCAACGCCGCCGCCGGGGCGGTGCGGCAGCTCGATCCCGGCATCGCCCGCCAGCGTCCGCTGAGCTTCTTCGCCTACGGCTGGGGCGAAATCGAGGGCGGGCTGCCGTTCGCCACCCAGTACGAGCTGCTGGAGGCGCTGCGCGGCTGGGGCCTGCCGGTCTCGCGCGAGACGCGCGTCGCCAGCGGCGCCGAGGAGCTGGTCGCGTTCCACCAGCAGATCGGCGCCCGGCGCGACCAGCTGCCCTACGACATCGACGGCGTGGTCTACAAGGTCAACGACCTGGCGCTGCAGAATCGCCTGGGCTTCGTGACGCGCGAGCCGCGCTGGGCCGTGGCGCACAAGTACCCGGCGCAGGAGCAGCTGACCACGGTGGAAGCCATCGACGTCTACGTCGGCCGCACCGGCAAGCTGACACCCGTGGCTCGGCTGGCGCCGGTGTTCGTCGGCGGCGTCACCGTCACCAACGCCACCCTGCACAACGAGGACGAGGTGCTGCGCAAGGACGTGCGGGTCGGCGACACGGTGATCGTGCGGCGGGCGGGCGACGTGATCCCGGAGGTGGTGGGCGTGGTGCCGGCGGCGCCGGGCGAATCTCCCCCGCGGGGCGACGTCTTCGCCATGCCGCGGCACTGCCCGGTGTGCGGCAGCGAAGCCGTGCGCGAGGAGGGCGAGGCCGACTACCGCTGCACCGGGGGGCTGTTCTGCGGCGCCCAGCGCAAGCAGGCGCTGCTGCATTTCGCCCAGCGCCGGGCGATGGACATCGAGGGCCTGGGCGAGAAGCTGGTCGACCAGCTGGTGGACGCCGGCCTCGTCAAGACGCTGCCCGACCTGTACCGCATGGGCCTGGCGAACCTGGTCGCGCTCGAGCGCATGGGCGAGAAGTCGGCGCAGAACCTGCTGGCCGGCCTGGAGCAGTCCAAGCGGACGACGTTGCCCCGATTCCTGTTCGGACTGGGCATCCGGCACGTGGGCGAAGCCACGGCGCGCGACCTGGCCAAGCACTTCGGCAAGCTCGACGCGATCATGGACGCCGGCACGGAGCAACTGCTGCAGGTGCCCGACGTCGGCCCGATCGTGGCCGAGAGCATCCATACCTTCTTCGCCCAGCCGCACAACCGCGAGGTGGTCGAGCAGCTGCGCGCCTGCGGCGTGCACTGGGAGGAATTCGAGCCCGCGGTGCAGGCGCCGTTGCCGCTGGCCGGCAAGACCGTGGTGCTCACCGGCACGCTGCCGACCTTGAGCCGTGACGAGGCCAAGGATCTGCTGGAGGCAGCCGGCGCCAAGGTGGCCGGCTCGGTGAGCAAGAAGACCAGCTACGTGATCGCCGGCGCCGAGGCCGGCAGCAAGCTGGACAAGGCGCAGGAACTGGGCCTGCCGGTGCTCGACGAAAAGGGGCTGCGGCAGCTGCTGGCCGGCTCCGCCGACCCGTTCTGA
- a CDS encoding ABC transporter ATP-binding protein, with product MSSIQLVDVGKHWGETVALEDIRLEIASGSFCVLLGPSGCGKSTTLRIIAGLETASRGRVLIDGRDVTNLPPAQRNISMVFQNYALFPHLSVADNITFGLSVRKVPAAEIARRLADTAGLLGLAHLLERKPSQLSGGQQQRVALGRALVAQAKVCLMDEPLSNLDAQLRQEMRTELRQLQQQLGLTVVYVTHDQAEAMSMADQVVLLNRGRIEQAAAPRALYARPATTFAATFIGTPAMNLLRLDGDRVAGSSVAAGRAAHWLGIRPEEVALGGAVPAAVRSIEYLGADLILHCSVGSETLTVRTAGQAELAAGSQVMLQWPAASAHHFDAAGQRLP from the coding sequence ATGTCTTCCATCCAGCTTGTCGACGTGGGAAAGCACTGGGGCGAAACCGTTGCACTGGAGGACATCCGCCTCGAGATCGCATCCGGCAGCTTCTGCGTGCTGCTCGGGCCGTCCGGCTGCGGCAAGTCCACCACCCTGCGGATCATCGCGGGGCTGGAGACGGCCAGCCGCGGGCGGGTCCTGATCGATGGCCGCGATGTCACGAACCTGCCACCTGCGCAGCGCAACATCTCGATGGTGTTCCAGAACTATGCGCTGTTTCCGCACCTGAGCGTCGCCGACAACATCACCTTCGGCCTGTCGGTGCGCAAGGTTCCCGCGGCCGAGATCGCCAGGCGCCTGGCTGACACGGCCGGGCTGCTCGGCCTGGCGCACCTGCTCGAGCGCAAGCCCTCGCAACTGTCCGGCGGCCAGCAGCAGCGCGTGGCGCTGGGCCGCGCCCTCGTCGCGCAAGCCAAGGTGTGCCTGATGGACGAGCCCCTGTCCAACCTGGACGCCCAGCTGCGCCAGGAGATGCGCACCGAGCTGCGGCAGCTGCAGCAGCAACTGGGCCTGACGGTCGTGTACGTCACGCACGACCAGGCCGAAGCCATGAGCATGGCCGACCAGGTGGTGCTGCTCAATCGCGGCCGGATCGAACAGGCCGCTGCGCCCCGCGCCCTGTATGCACGGCCGGCGACCACGTTCGCCGCCACCTTCATCGGCACTCCGGCCATGAACCTGCTGCGGCTGGACGGCGACCGGGTTGCCGGCAGCAGCGTGGCGGCAGGTCGCGCGGCGCACTGGCTGGGGATCCGCCCCGAAGAAGTCGCGCTGGGCGGTGCCGTTCCGGCCGCCGTGCGCAGCATCGAGTACCTGGGCGCCGACCTGATCCTGCATTGCAGCGTGGGCAGCGAGACGCTCACGGTGCGCACCGCCGGCCAGGCGGAACTGGCCGCGGGCAGCCAAGTGATGCTGCAGTGGCCGGCGGCCAGCGCGCACCACTTCGATGCGGCCGGCCAGCGGCTTCCCTGA
- a CDS encoding ABC transporter substrate-binding protein, with translation MQRKHFNRLLLAAGTAATFGLGAAHAQTTEVSFFYPVAVGGAIAKTIDGFAADFMKANPGIKVTPIYAGTYQETLVKALTAHKSGTPPVTSVLLSTDMFTLIDEDAIVPIDNFVKTAEDKAWLGGFYPAFMMNSRTGGKTWGVPFQRSTVVMYYNKDLFREAGLDPSKPPQTWAELKAAATKLTKKDASGKVTQWGVQIPSSGFPYWLFQTLTTTNGAILANEAGTQVKFDDPKVIEALQYWVDLGKAGVHPPGVVEWGTTPKDFFEKKTAIMYTTTGNLTNVRNNAKFDFGVAMIPGNVRKGSPTGGGNFHIFKKATPAQQEAAFKFIKWVTEPERAAQWSMDTGYVAVSEAAYKTDTLRKYGSEFPSALVARDQLPVSVAELSTHDNQRVTKALNDGLQAALTGTKTPAQAMQDAQREADRILRSYK, from the coding sequence ATGCAACGCAAGCACTTCAACCGACTCCTCCTCGCGGCCGGCACGGCAGCCACTTTCGGCCTCGGCGCCGCCCATGCGCAGACGACCGAAGTCTCCTTCTTCTACCCGGTGGCCGTGGGCGGGGCGATCGCCAAGACGATCGACGGCTTCGCCGCCGACTTCATGAAGGCCAACCCCGGGATCAAGGTCACGCCGATCTACGCGGGCACCTACCAGGAGACCCTGGTGAAGGCGCTGACCGCGCACAAGTCCGGCACCCCGCCGGTGACTTCCGTGCTGCTGTCCACCGACATGTTCACGCTGATCGACGAGGACGCGATCGTCCCGATCGACAACTTCGTCAAGACCGCGGAGGACAAGGCCTGGCTCGGCGGCTTCTACCCGGCCTTCATGATGAACAGCCGCACCGGCGGCAAGACCTGGGGCGTGCCGTTCCAGCGCTCCACGGTGGTCATGTACTACAACAAGGACCTGTTCAGGGAAGCCGGCCTCGACCCCAGCAAGCCGCCCCAGACCTGGGCCGAACTGAAGGCCGCAGCCACCAAGCTGACGAAGAAGGACGCGAGTGGCAAGGTCACGCAGTGGGGCGTGCAGATCCCGTCCAGCGGGTTCCCGTACTGGCTGTTCCAGACGCTCACCACCACCAACGGCGCGATCCTGGCCAACGAGGCCGGGACGCAGGTGAAGTTCGACGATCCCAAGGTCATCGAGGCGCTGCAGTACTGGGTCGACCTGGGCAAGGCCGGCGTGCACCCGCCCGGGGTGGTGGAGTGGGGCACCACGCCCAAGGACTTCTTCGAGAAGAAGACGGCCATCATGTACACCACCACCGGCAACCTCACCAACGTCAGGAACAACGCCAAGTTCGACTTCGGGGTGGCGATGATCCCGGGCAACGTGCGCAAGGGCTCCCCGACCGGCGGCGGCAACTTCCACATCTTCAAGAAGGCCACGCCCGCGCAGCAGGAGGCGGCCTTCAAGTTCATCAAGTGGGTGACCGAACCCGAGCGCGCGGCGCAATGGAGCATGGACACCGGCTACGTGGCGGTCTCCGAAGCCGCCTACAAGACCGACACGCTGCGCAAGTACGGGAGCGAGTTCCCGTCCGCGCTGGTGGCCCGCGACCAGCTGCCGGTGTCGGTGGCGGAGTTGTCCACGCATGACAACCAGCGCGTCACCAAGGCGCTCAACGACGGCCTGCAGGCGGCGCTGACGGGCACCAAGACTCCGGCGCAGGCCATGCAGGACGCGCAGCGCGAGGCCGACCGCATCCTGCGCTCCTACAAGTGA
- a CDS encoding carbohydrate ABC transporter permease, whose amino-acid sequence MTAGRGDSAAAGSHAAIHAWLLLLPALVLLAAFTHWPTVATFVDSFYSTPRGARPAVWVGAENYQAMAADPVFWKAVANNLWFAGATIPLSIGLALVMALWVNERIAGRAFLRMAYFTPTVLPMIAVANIWLFFYTPQYGLLEQFTGALGLPSHNWLGDQRTALACITVVAVWKEAGFFMIFYLAALQTLNPSLREAAAIEGASRWYFFRRVQWPLLMPTTLFVLVNAVINAFRMVDHVFVLTRGGPDNASTLLLYHLYEVGFKFWDTAYASALTVVLVVVLASVALFQFFVLDKRVHYK is encoded by the coding sequence GTGACGGCGGGGCGGGGCGACAGCGCCGCCGCCGGCAGCCACGCAGCCATCCACGCATGGCTGCTGCTGCTGCCGGCCCTGGTGCTGCTGGCGGCGTTCACGCACTGGCCGACCGTCGCCACCTTCGTCGACAGCTTCTACTCCACGCCGCGCGGCGCGCGGCCCGCGGTGTGGGTCGGCGCCGAGAACTACCAGGCGATGGCGGCCGACCCGGTGTTCTGGAAGGCGGTGGCCAACAACCTGTGGTTCGCCGGCGCCACCATCCCGCTGTCGATCGGCCTGGCGCTGGTGATGGCGCTCTGGGTTAACGAGCGCATCGCCGGCCGCGCGTTCCTGCGCATGGCCTACTTCACGCCCACCGTGCTGCCGATGATCGCGGTGGCCAACATCTGGCTGTTCTTCTACACGCCGCAGTACGGGCTGCTGGAGCAGTTCACCGGCGCGCTGGGCCTGCCTTCGCACAACTGGCTGGGCGACCAGCGCACGGCGCTCGCCTGCATCACCGTGGTGGCGGTCTGGAAGGAGGCCGGCTTCTTCATGATCTTCTACCTGGCCGCGCTGCAGACGCTCAACCCCAGCCTGCGCGAGGCCGCGGCCATCGAAGGCGCGTCGCGCTGGTACTTCTTCCGCCGGGTGCAGTGGCCGCTGCTGATGCCCACGACGCTGTTCGTGCTCGTCAACGCGGTCATCAACGCCTTCCGCATGGTCGACCACGTGTTCGTGCTGACGCGCGGCGGTCCCGACAACGCCTCGACGCTGCTGCTCTACCACCTGTACGAGGTGGGCTTCAAGTTCTGGGATACGGCGTATGCCTCGGCCCTGACGGTGGTGCTGGTCGTCGTGCTGGCGAGCGTGGCGCTGTTCCAGTTCTTCGTGCTCGACAAGCGGGTGCACTACAAATGA